A region from the Chthoniobacterales bacterium genome encodes:
- a CDS encoding agmatine deiminase family protein, which translates to MSSPTPASLGYRMPAEWEPHAATWFSWPRPEGISFPDSYESVLPALTQMVDALRESEAVNINVPNMDVEQMVRRQLSSIDISHVTFRHIPTNECWCRDHGPIFVKRDSDRSVAIVDWDYNAWGWKYPPVDFDEDVPTRVGELLGMDVFYPRIVMEGGSIEVNGSGTLLTTSACLLHPNRNPNLTKTQIEEKLRDYLGVRHFLWLGDGIIGDDTDGHIDDISRFADRSTVITVVEDDPADANYEPLQHNLNLLKEMQVEDGTPLHLLTLPMPSAVIKQEQRLPASYANFYIANKVVLLPIFHQPTDAWATSVLQQAFPTRRIVGIDCRELIWGLGAFHCLSQQQPA; encoded by the coding sequence ATGTCCTCCCCCACTCCAGCCAGTCTCGGTTATCGCATGCCCGCCGAATGGGAGCCGCACGCTGCCACATGGTTTTCCTGGCCGCGTCCCGAGGGAATCAGCTTCCCGGATTCCTACGAGTCCGTCCTGCCCGCGCTCACGCAAATGGTGGACGCACTGCGCGAGTCGGAGGCCGTCAACATCAACGTCCCTAACATGGACGTCGAGCAAATGGTGAGGCGCCAGTTGAGTTCCATCGATATCAGCCATGTCACCTTTCGGCACATTCCAACGAACGAATGCTGGTGCCGTGATCACGGCCCGATCTTCGTCAAACGCGACTCGGATCGATCCGTCGCCATCGTCGATTGGGACTACAACGCCTGGGGCTGGAAATATCCCCCAGTGGACTTCGATGAAGATGTGCCGACGCGGGTTGGAGAATTGTTAGGAATGGATGTTTTCTATCCGCGCATCGTGATGGAAGGCGGCTCGATTGAAGTGAATGGCTCCGGCACTTTGCTAACCACCAGCGCGTGTCTGCTGCATCCGAATCGCAATCCCAATCTAACCAAAACTCAAATCGAGGAGAAACTGCGCGACTACCTGGGCGTGCGTCATTTCCTCTGGCTCGGAGACGGCATTATCGGCGACGACACGGACGGTCACATCGACGATATTAGTCGTTTCGCAGACCGCTCAACGGTCATCACGGTCGTCGAGGATGATCCGGCGGATGCCAACTACGAGCCGCTCCAGCACAACCTGAATCTGCTGAAAGAAATGCAAGTCGAGGACGGCACGCCGCTGCATTTGCTAACCTTGCCCATGCCATCGGCAGTCATCAAACAGGAGCAGCGACTGCCTGCTAGCTACGCTAATTTTTACATTGCTAACAAAGTCGTCCTGCTCCCGATTTTTCACCAGCCGACCGACGCCTGGGCGACATCTGTTTTGCAGCAAGCATTTCCCACTCGGCGCATCGTCGGCATCGATTGCCGCGAACTCATCTGGGGCCTCGGCGCCTTCCACTGCCTTTCGCAGCAGCAGCCGGCGTAG
- a CDS encoding peptide ABC transporter substrate-binding protein, with protein MIRHFTSKIPRPTIPFRGWVLLVIGLAALSFGCSPVAKRADLAFLNGAEPESIDPAVITGQLDGRVAYALFEGLMAYGPDGVPQPGTTETYEMSPDGLVYTFHLRSNAKWSNGKPVTAQDFVASWKRVLEPAQAAEYAYQLHYLKNGRAYNEGTLKDFSQVGVRAADERTLIVTLENPTPFFLGLCCFCTLLPVPIETIQKYGEDWIKPGKIVGNGAFTLEEWKLNDHIRLRKSPTYWNAANIRLNTIDVLPIENSMTAYNFYKSGVADLMMDKGLTPPALMSELKKMPDFNSAPFLGNYFIRYNVSHPPFNDARVRLAFSLVIDKDLIVNKITRAGEIPATSFVPPKTAGYNSPPGYARDPEKARQLLAAAGYPGGKGFPLIEYLYDDKKINENIAVELQAMFQRELGVRVGLKRQEWKVYLNSQNRLDYDFCRSSWVGDYNDPNTFMDMFVTDGGNNRTGWSNKQYDAWIAEAAKELDPNKRQNIFRRAETMLVTEEAPICPLYYYVGIQLYDSKKWGGIQSNVLDEHPLRTIYRKVP; from the coding sequence GTGATTCGCCACTTCACCAGCAAAATTCCGCGCCCGACGATCCCTTTCCGAGGGTGGGTTTTGCTGGTTATCGGCTTGGCCGCCCTCAGTTTCGGCTGCTCGCCCGTGGCGAAACGGGCTGACCTCGCCTTCCTCAATGGAGCCGAGCCCGAGTCAATCGACCCGGCGGTGATCACCGGCCAGCTCGACGGGCGTGTCGCATATGCCTTGTTCGAGGGCTTGATGGCTTACGGGCCCGACGGCGTTCCCCAGCCCGGCACGACGGAGACTTACGAGATGTCGCCAGACGGCCTCGTTTACACATTTCACTTAAGGTCGAATGCGAAGTGGTCGAATGGGAAACCGGTCACCGCCCAGGACTTCGTCGCCTCGTGGAAACGTGTCCTCGAGCCCGCCCAAGCCGCCGAATACGCTTACCAACTCCACTATTTGAAAAATGGTCGCGCCTACAACGAAGGCACGCTGAAGGATTTTTCCCAAGTCGGAGTGCGCGCCGCCGATGAGCGGACTTTGATCGTTACCTTGGAAAATCCGACGCCATTTTTCCTCGGGCTCTGCTGCTTCTGCACGCTGCTCCCGGTGCCCATCGAAACAATCCAGAAATATGGCGAGGACTGGATCAAGCCCGGCAAAATCGTCGGCAACGGCGCGTTCACGCTGGAGGAATGGAAGCTGAACGACCACATCCGTCTGCGTAAAAGCCCGACCTATTGGAACGCTGCTAACATCCGTCTAAACACGATCGACGTCCTGCCCATCGAGAACTCGATGACGGCCTACAATTTCTACAAATCCGGCGTCGCCGACCTGATGATGGACAAAGGTCTAACTCCGCCAGCGCTGATGTCGGAGTTGAAAAAGATGCCCGACTTCAACTCCGCCCCGTTCCTCGGCAACTACTTCATCCGCTACAACGTCTCGCATCCGCCCTTCAACGACGCCCGTGTGAGGCTCGCCTTTTCGCTCGTCATCGACAAGGATCTCATTGTGAACAAAATCACCCGCGCGGGCGAGATTCCCGCGACTAGTTTCGTTCCGCCGAAGACCGCCGGCTATAATTCGCCGCCCGGCTATGCGCGCGATCCTGAGAAGGCCAGACAACTGTTAGCAGCGGCAGGTTATCCCGGTGGAAAAGGATTTCCGCTGATCGAATATCTCTACGATGACAAGAAGATTAATGAGAATATCGCGGTCGAGTTGCAGGCGATGTTTCAACGCGAACTCGGCGTGCGAGTCGGATTGAAACGTCAGGAATGGAAGGTCTATCTCAACTCGCAAAACCGGCTCGACTACGATTTTTGCCGCAGCAGTTGGGTCGGCGACTACAATGATCCTAACACTTTCATGGACATGTTTGTGACCGACGGAGGCAACAACCGCACTGGCTGGTCTAACAAACAATACGACGCCTGGATCGCCGAGGCTGCGAAAGAACTCGATCCTAACAAACGCCAGAATATTTTCCGCCGCGCGGAGACGATGTTAGTCACCGAGGAGGCACCCATCTGCCCGCTCTATTACTATGTCGGCATCCAGCTTTACGACTCGAAGAAGTGGGGCGGCATCCAGTCCAATGTTCTCGACGAGCATCCGCTCCGAACCATTTACCGGAAGGTGCCCTGA
- the mgtE gene encoding magnesium transporter, protein MVGKLLAPEIREMISQRDFTSLRSVFTDWPVADLAELLSDLEVEEQVIFFRVLPHSIAADTFEYLDVDTQTALLHAMGQEQVVGILNEMSPDDRTALLEELPANVVSQLLRLLTPKERAVAQALLNYPEESVGRLMTPDFISVRQDWRVSDVLDFIRKHGHASETLNVIYVVDSSGMLVNDVRISEFLLKPTDMLVSALQGSFVEPLKVTDSQGDAVQVFRKYDRTALPVVDSEAKLVGIVTVDDILDIAEEETTEDIQKLGGMEALDEPYLDISLFGMVKKRAVWLVILFIGEMLTATALGFFENVIAKAVVLALFMPLIISSGGNSGSQATTLIIRAMALGEVTLVDWWRVMRREFLSGLMLGLILAVIGFTRICVWTLFSHQYGEHWLLIAATVSLSLVGVVLWGSLAGSMLPFLLRRCGLDPATSSAPLVATLVDVTGLVIYFSAAILLLRGTLL, encoded by the coding sequence ATGGTCGGCAAACTTCTCGCTCCCGAGATTCGAGAGATGATTTCCCAGAGGGATTTCACCTCTCTCCGCTCTGTTTTCACAGACTGGCCAGTGGCGGATCTGGCGGAGTTGCTCTCCGATCTGGAGGTGGAGGAGCAGGTTATTTTCTTCCGCGTTCTGCCGCATTCGATTGCAGCCGACACCTTTGAATATCTCGATGTGGACACGCAAACCGCGCTGCTCCATGCGATGGGCCAGGAGCAGGTGGTGGGGATTCTCAACGAGATGTCGCCCGATGATCGCACGGCCTTGCTCGAGGAATTGCCGGCGAATGTTGTCTCGCAACTGCTGCGACTTCTAACACCAAAAGAACGCGCCGTGGCGCAGGCGTTGCTCAACTACCCCGAGGAAAGCGTCGGGCGTTTGATGACTCCGGATTTCATTTCAGTGAGACAAGACTGGCGGGTCTCCGACGTGCTGGATTTTATTAGGAAACATGGGCATGCGAGCGAGACTTTGAACGTAATCTATGTGGTCGATTCGTCGGGAATGCTAGTCAACGACGTGCGCATCAGCGAGTTTTTGCTCAAACCCACGGATATGTTAGTCAGCGCGCTACAAGGCAGCTTTGTCGAGCCGCTGAAAGTGACCGATTCCCAAGGTGACGCGGTGCAGGTTTTCCGAAAATACGACCGTACGGCGCTGCCGGTAGTCGATTCCGAAGCCAAGTTAGTCGGAATCGTGACAGTGGACGACATTCTCGACATCGCCGAGGAAGAAACCACGGAAGACATTCAGAAGTTGGGTGGTATGGAAGCGCTCGATGAGCCGTATCTGGACATCTCGCTTTTCGGCATGGTGAAGAAGCGCGCGGTCTGGCTGGTGATTCTATTCATTGGAGAAATGCTAACAGCCACAGCGCTGGGTTTTTTTGAAAATGTAATCGCCAAAGCAGTCGTACTAGCTTTGTTTATGCCGTTGATTATTTCCAGCGGCGGCAACTCCGGTTCGCAGGCGACAACGCTAATCATTCGCGCGATGGCCTTGGGGGAAGTGACGCTGGTGGATTGGTGGCGTGTCATGCGACGAGAATTTCTCTCAGGCCTCATGTTAGGTCTCATCCTGGCCGTGATCGGATTTACGCGCATCTGTGTCTGGACGCTTTTCAGCCATCAATACGGAGAACACTGGCTGTTGATTGCCGCCACGGTTTCCTTGTCGCTGGTCGGGGTTGTTCTCTGGGGATCGCTCGCGGGTTCCATGCTGCCCTTTCTGCTTCGTAGATGTGGGCTCGACCCGGCGACGTCCTCGGCTCCGCTCGTGGCAACGCTGGTCGATGTGACGGGACTGGTAATTTATTTTTCGGCCGCGATTCTTTTGCTGCGCGGAACCTTGCTTTAA
- the secG gene encoding preprotein translocase subunit SecG — translation MLNVSIYLLLGILIITAVLMVLIVLMQRPKNEGLGASFGGGMTQDLFGAQTTNVLQKFTVYLGAIFFGSCLLLTVLYSKSSTQQSAIQKQLAASAAAKKLLPASSPTPQAAIVATPTASPTPSTPAPSATPTPEATPTPLAAPIAPAPEAAAPISPVESAASPSATP, via the coding sequence ATGTTAAACGTCTCCATTTACCTGCTTCTCGGCATTTTGATCATCACTGCCGTGCTCATGGTCTTGATCGTCCTGATGCAACGTCCGAAAAACGAGGGCCTCGGCGCTTCCTTCGGCGGCGGCATGACGCAGGACCTGTTCGGAGCCCAGACCACCAACGTCCTCCAGAAATTCACGGTTTACCTCGGTGCGATCTTCTTTGGCTCCTGCCTGCTCCTCACCGTTCTTTACTCGAAATCCTCCACCCAGCAGTCGGCCATTCAAAAGCAACTCGCCGCCTCTGCTGCCGCGAAGAAATTGCTCCCCGCTTCCTCCCCGACTCCGCAGGCGGCCATCGTCGCCACGCCGACCGCTTCCCCGACTCCCTCAACGCCAGCGCCGAGTGCCACACCAACGCCTGAGGCGACTCCAACTCCCCTGGCTGCGCCTATTGCGCCCGCTCCGGAAGCTGCGGCTCCCATTTCACCTGTGGAATCTGCCGCATCTCCTTCGGCCACTCCGTAA
- a CDS encoding glycine--tRNA ligase has product MAKENTANERMEKLVSLCKRRGFIFQSSEIYGGCGGVWDYGPLGAELKRNLRDSWWRRMVREREDVVGLDASILMNPSIWKASGHVDTFADLMRECVLTNKRVRADHVEPQSGVAMHFTGAESPTGWKMARPFDVLLKNGEHIESFRKRVRALIALNAGESAGEPDAIVLLGEERIETVVDSVNFHPETGGALNEARPFNLMLKTYLGPTATEADVTYLRPETAQAIFAQFKNVVDSTRVKVPFGICQIGKAFRNEVTPKNFTFRSREFEQMELEFFIPPDEAVRLIHGHVAEYSDSADLSTPQPDWGWDLWHRYWVKERTAYYAGIGLGADVLDYHWQTKEELAHYARACVDILFKFPFGTEELEGIAARSDFDLQAHQKASSKPLEVFDEELRAAVTKLTDEQKAEFVSGVASEWTARNKSPEEAAAFCDRLLKGFYVPHVIEPSAGLDRLALAVLADAFTEVEKTDAKGNTETLTIMRFHPRLAPVKVGIFPLLKNKPELVAKAREVYDLLKKHMTCFYDEGGSIGKRYARQDEAGTPFGITIDFDTLGEKGPEFQGTVTLRHRDDGRQERIAIADLLGYLLPKIV; this is encoded by the coding sequence ATCTACGGCGGCTGCGGCGGCGTCTGGGATTACGGCCCCTTGGGAGCGGAGTTAAAGCGTAATCTGCGCGATTCGTGGTGGCGTAGAATGGTTCGCGAACGTGAGGATGTCGTCGGTCTGGACGCCTCCATCCTCATGAATCCCTCCATTTGGAAAGCCTCCGGCCACGTGGATACTTTTGCCGATTTGATGCGTGAATGTGTGCTTACGAACAAGCGGGTGCGGGCGGATCATGTCGAGCCGCAGAGTGGCGTTGCGATGCATTTCACGGGTGCGGAGTCGCCCACCGGTTGGAAAATGGCGCGTCCCTTTGATGTCCTCCTGAAAAACGGCGAACACATCGAGAGCTTTCGCAAGCGGGTTCGAGCCTTGATCGCCCTCAATGCGGGTGAATCCGCAGGCGAACCCGATGCCATCGTTTTGCTGGGCGAGGAACGCATTGAAACCGTGGTGGATTCCGTGAATTTTCATCCAGAAACCGGCGGTGCGCTCAATGAGGCGCGTCCCTTCAATTTGATGCTGAAAACCTACCTCGGCCCGACGGCGACCGAGGCGGATGTCACGTATCTGCGCCCGGAAACAGCCCAGGCGATTTTCGCGCAATTCAAAAACGTGGTCGATTCCACTCGGGTCAAAGTCCCCTTCGGCATCTGCCAGATTGGAAAGGCCTTTCGCAACGAAGTCACCCCGAAAAATTTCACTTTTCGGTCACGCGAGTTCGAGCAGATGGAACTCGAATTCTTCATTCCGCCCGACGAGGCCGTTCGCCTCATTCACGGCCACGTTGCGGAATACAGCGACTCGGCCGACCTCAGTACGCCGCAACCCGACTGGGGCTGGGACTTGTGGCATCGCTATTGGGTGAAGGAGCGCACCGCTTATTATGCTGGCATCGGTCTTGGTGCCGACGTGCTCGATTATCACTGGCAGACCAAGGAAGAACTGGCCCATTACGCCCGCGCTTGTGTCGATATTCTCTTTAAGTTTCCCTTCGGCACTGAGGAACTTGAGGGCATCGCCGCCCGGAGCGACTTCGATCTGCAGGCGCACCAAAAAGCCAGCAGCAAACCGCTCGAAGTCTTCGACGAGGAACTTCGTGCCGCAGTCACCAAACTCACAGACGAACAAAAAGCGGAATTTGTGAGCGGAGTTGCATCCGAATGGACCGCCCGCAACAAATCGCCCGAGGAAGCCGCCGCCTTCTGCGACCGCCTGCTGAAAGGCTTCTATGTACCGCACGTCATCGAGCCGAGCGCAGGACTCGACCGTCTCGCCCTCGCTGTTCTCGCCGACGCTTTCACCGAAGTGGAAAAAACCGACGCCAAAGGAAACACTGAAACACTCACCATCATGCGTTTCCACCCGCGACTTGCTCCGGTGAAAGTGGGCATCTTCCCATTGCTCAAGAACAAGCCGGAGCTCGTTGCCAAAGCCCGCGAAGTTTACGACCTCCTGAAAAAGCACATGACCTGCTTCTACGACGAGGGCGGCTCCATCGGGAAACGTTACGCGCGGCAGGACGAAGCGGGCACGCCGTTTGGCATCACGATCGACTTCGATACGCTCGGAGAAAAAGGCCCGGAGTTTCAGGGCACTGTGACGTTGCGCCACCGCGACGACGGCCGCCAGGAACGCATCGCCATCGCCGATCTGCTCGGGTATTTGCTGCCGAAAATCGTCTGA
- the waaF gene encoding lipopolysaccharide heptosyltransferase II codes for MDRLTFGLFRIAVWLLERLPIRVAFLSGRLLGLIGYYLAFSSRKTALANLAIAFGREKSPAELHQLARAHFQNLVANIFAVPALSRLSREEIKDRIVLESDAIVRRLQAQGTGTIWALNHMANWELIAQIMFLFEGTGLSAIYQRLGNPLMDEYVRKTRARFGIHMVERKEGFNESIATIRRGGIAGVLIDQHAGDGGVWTPFFQKLASTSPLAALLAARSGGVLIPVSVQTTGVARWKIIFEEPLPPVRRDVDQTTAKLNLVLEKQIRRSPHEWFWVHDRWKIPSPEFLLSNTKRYRRGIVLPEGITFADLQPFRLVVRSSNWLGDAIMTVPAVRAMKHGRPDLHLTVLCREKLTDLWKLVPEVDDVIGIRPGQGVFSVAKMLRGKFDAGVILPNSMRSALELRLAGLPRRAGYDRQGRKFLLDQIIKDPKRVGPPEHQSLHYLRLAAAIGGNLDFASFPTLTRNKPYAPIRLGLCPGAEYGPAKRWLPERFAAVGQAVAQRRHCEWLILGTAADSEIAESIATQIGPSAKNLAGKTTLTELIELLGQCSALLTNDTGTMHLAALLGVPTISVFGSTEPLLTGPMGPNHRVIRHQVECSPCFLRECPIDFRCMNAVQVDEVTEAVLKAIGG; via the coding sequence ATGGATCGCCTAACCTTCGGCCTTTTTCGTATCGCCGTCTGGCTGCTGGAGCGGCTGCCCATTCGAGTTGCATTCCTATCTGGGCGATTGTTAGGACTCATCGGCTACTATCTAGCATTCTCCAGCCGGAAAACGGCACTGGCAAATCTAGCCATAGCGTTTGGTCGCGAGAAATCTCCCGCCGAACTCCACCAGCTCGCCCGCGCGCATTTCCAAAATCTCGTGGCTAACATCTTTGCCGTCCCCGCGCTTTCGCGGTTGAGCCGCGAGGAAATCAAGGATCGCATCGTCCTCGAAAGCGACGCCATAGTTAGAAGACTGCAAGCCCAAGGCACAGGCACAATCTGGGCGCTCAACCACATGGCGAACTGGGAGCTCATCGCGCAGATCATGTTCCTCTTTGAGGGCACCGGCCTCTCTGCGATTTATCAGCGCCTCGGCAATCCGCTGATGGACGAGTATGTTAGAAAAACGCGGGCCCGTTTCGGCATTCACATGGTCGAGCGCAAAGAGGGTTTCAATGAATCCATTGCCACCATCCGGCGCGGCGGCATCGCCGGAGTTTTGATCGATCAACACGCGGGCGACGGCGGAGTCTGGACGCCATTTTTCCAGAAGCTCGCCTCGACCTCGCCCCTGGCTGCGTTGCTCGCCGCCCGCTCCGGCGGCGTGCTCATTCCCGTGAGCGTGCAGACGACCGGCGTGGCGCGTTGGAAGATCATTTTCGAGGAGCCGCTGCCGCCCGTGCGCCGCGATGTGGACCAGACCACTGCTAAACTCAATCTCGTTCTCGAAAAACAAATCCGCCGCAGTCCGCACGAGTGGTTCTGGGTCCATGATCGCTGGAAGATCCCGTCGCCGGAATTTCTTCTCTCAAACACGAAACGCTACCGGCGCGGCATCGTTTTGCCCGAGGGAATAACTTTTGCCGACCTCCAGCCGTTTCGCCTCGTCGTCCGCTCAAGCAACTGGCTGGGCGACGCCATTATGACCGTTCCCGCCGTGCGCGCGATGAAACACGGCCGGCCCGACTTGCATCTGACTGTGCTCTGCCGCGAAAAACTCACCGACCTCTGGAAGCTCGTCCCCGAGGTGGACGACGTCATCGGCATCCGTCCGGGTCAGGGCGTTTTCTCCGTGGCAAAAATGTTGCGCGGAAAATTCGACGCCGGCGTCATACTGCCCAACTCCATGCGCAGTGCGTTGGAACTCCGGCTCGCCGGATTGCCGCGCCGCGCCGGTTACGATCGCCAGGGACGAAAATTTCTCCTCGATCAAATCATCAAAGACCCGAAACGCGTCGGGCCGCCGGAGCATCAGAGCCTGCATTATTTGCGGTTGGCCGCAGCCATCGGCGGCAACCTCGACTTTGCCAGCTTCCCCACGCTCACCCGCAATAAACCCTATGCCCCCATTCGACTCGGACTCTGCCCCGGCGCCGAATACGGGCCCGCCAAACGCTGGCTCCCGGAACGATTCGCCGCCGTTGGACAAGCCGTGGCCCAGCGCCGCCATTGCGAATGGCTCATTCTTGGCACCGCCGCCGATAGCGAAATCGCTGAATCGATTGCAACTCAGATCGGGCCGAGCGCGAAAAATCTCGCGGGCAAAACCACTCTCACCGAGCTCATCGAACTGCTTGGCCAGTGCAGCGCCCTGCTCACCAACGATACCGGCACGATGCACCTCGCCGCCTTGCTTGGCGTGCCTACCATCTCCGTTTTTGGCAGCACCGAGCCGCTCCTTACTGGTCCCATGGGTCCGAATCACCGGGTCATTCGCCACCAAGTGGAATGCAGCCCGTGTTTTCTGCGCGAATGCCCCATCGACTTCCGCTGCATGAACGCTGTGCAGGTGGACGAAGTCACCGAGGCCGTGCTCAAAGCCATCGGCGGCTGA